In the genome of Pelodiscus sinensis isolate JC-2024 chromosome 3, ASM4963464v1, whole genome shotgun sequence, one region contains:
- the ACTR2 gene encoding actin-related protein 2 encodes MDALGRKVVVCDNGTGFVKCGYAGSNFPEHIFPALVGRPIIRSTAKVGNIEIKDLMVGDEASELRSMLEVNYPMENGIVRNWDDMKHLWDYTFGPEKLNIDTQNCKILLTEPPMNPTKNREKIVEVMFETYQFSGVYVAIQAVLTLYAQGLLTGVVVDSGDGVTHICPVYEGFSLPHLTRRLDIAGRDITRYLIKLLLLRGYAFNHSADFETVRMIKEKLCYVGYNIEQEQKLALETTVLVESYTLPDGRIIKVGGERFEAPEALFQPHLINVEGVGVAELLFNTIQAADIDTRSEFYKHIVLSGGSTMYPGLPSRLERELKQLYLERVLKGDVEKLSKFKIRIEDPPRRKHMVFLGGAVLADIMKDKDNFWMTRQEYQEKGVHVLEKLGVTVR; translated from the exons tttgtgAAATGTGGGTATGCAGGCTCAAATTTCCCAGAGCACATCTTTCCAGCTTTGGTTGGAAGACCAATTATAAGATCAACTGCCAAAGTGGGAAACATTGAAATCAAG GATCTTATGGTTGGTGATGAAGCAAGTGAATTACGCTCAATGTTGGAAGTTAACTACCCAATGGAGAATGGCATAGTCCGGAACTGGGATGATATGAAGCACCTCTGGGACTACACTTTTGGACCAGAAAAACTTAACATCGACACGCAAAACTGTAAAATACTACTGACAGAGCCTCCCATGAACCCAACAAAAAACAGGGAGAAGATTGTAGAG gtAATGTTTGAGACATACCAGTTTTCTGGGGTATATGTCGCCATTCAGGCTGTTCTTACTTTATATGCGCAAG GCTTATTGACTGGTGTTGTTGTGGACTCTGGAGATGGTGTCACTCATATTTGCCCAGTCTATGAAGGTTTCTCCCTTCCTCATCTTACAAGACGACTAGACATTGCTGGGAGGGATATTACCAGATACCTCATTAAG CTGCTGTTGCTGCGAGGATATGCCTTCAACCATTCTGCTGACTTTGAAACTGTTCGTATGATCAAGGAGAAGTTATGTTATGTGGGATACAACATTGAGCAGGAGCAGAAACTAGCCTTGGAGACCACAGTGCTAGTTGAGTCCTACACG CTCCCTGATGGCAGGATTATCAAAGTTGGTGGAGAGCGGTTTGAGGCACCAGAAGCTCTGTTTCAGCCTCACTTAATCAATGTAGAAGGGGTTGGTGTTGCTGAACTGCTGTTTAATACCATACAGGCAGCTGACATTGACACCAG GTCTGAATTCTATAAGCACATTGTATTGTCTGGAGGGTCCACTATGTACCCTGGGCTTCCTTCACGACTGGAACGTGAACTTAAACAGCTGTACCTGGAACGGGTTCTGAAAGGAGATGTGGAAAAACTCTCT AAATTTAAGATCCGTATTGAAGATCCACCTCGTCGAAAGCACATGGTGTTTCTAGGTGGTGCAGTTCTAGCAGACATCATGAAAGACAAAGACAACTTCTGGATGACCCGACAAGAATACCAAGAGAAGGGAGTGCATGTGCTGGAGAAGCTTGGTGTGACCGTTCGATAA